CGACGGCATCGTCGAAGCCTCGAACGCCCAGGAAGACGAGTACGGCAGCGAGCGCCTGGCCGCCTGCGTCGCCCGCAACCGCTCGAAGAGCGCCAGCGCCATCGTGAACGCGGTTTCCACCGAAGTGGCCGCCTTCTCCCGCGGCGGCACCCACGTGGACGACAAGATCCTCATGATCACCAAGGTCACCAAAGAGGGCGTGGTGAGCTCGGGCAACGTCGCGCCTATGGGGTAGGCGCCTAGAGCTCCGACACGCGGAGCTGAGCATCCTTGGGCAGGTAGCTCTTCCTCCGGAACCACTCCTCCATCGCTGACTTCAACTCCTCCAGCGGCACGCGCGCGCCGATCTCCATCTGGCCATCCCCAACCGGAAGGGTGTCGTCGAAGATGGGCGCGTTGGTGAAGTTGCGCATGGCAAAGCTGTCCAGCCACTTCATGGGGCAGGGAAGGCGCTTGCCCTCAGCTTCGTACTCGACGCGGAGTTTGCGGAGAAACATGGAAAGCCGTGCCGCCGTCAGTTCGGCTTCACGCTGGCCACCATGCGCGAGCCGCCCACGGGCTTGAGCAGCGCGGCCAGGCCGGCCTCGCGCACCGATTCCGGCGCCTCGAACTTCTTGAAGTTCTTGGCAAAGCGGTCGAGCAGGTCGGCGGCCTTGCGGTCGTAGGCGGCCTTGTCCGCCCAGGCGTTGCGCGGGTTCAGCAAATCCGAAGGAACGTCCGGGCAGGACCTGGGGATGCTCAGCCCGAAGGCCGCCTCGGTTTCGAACTGGGCCTTGCCCAACCGCCCATCCACGGCGGCGTGCACCATGTGGCGGGTATGGCACAGGCTCATACGCTTGCCCACCCCGAACTGCCCGCCGAACCATCCCGTGTTCACCAGCCAGCATTGCGCGTGGTGTTCTTTGAGGCGCTTGCCCAGCATCTCCGCATAGACCTTGGGAGGCAGCGGCAGGAAGGGCGCGCCGAAGCAGGTGGAAAACGTCGCCTCCGGGTCCTTGCCTACGCCCGCCTCGGTGCCCGCGACCTTGGCGGTGTAGCCGGAGAGGAAGTGGAACATGGCCTGGTCGTTAGAGAGTCGCGAGATGGGCGGCAGCACGCCGAAGGCGTCGGCGGTGAGGAAGACCACGTTCTTGGGGTGTCCGCCCACGCCGGGGATGACCGCGTTCTCGATGAAGTCCACGGGATAGGCGGCGCGGGTGTTCTCCGTCAGCCGGTCGTCGTCGTAATCGGGCTGGTGGGTCTCGGGGTCGAGGATGACGTTCTCCAGCACCGAGCCGAAGCGCAGCGCGTTCCAAATCTGCGGCTCGTTCTCCTTGGACAAGCGGATGCACTTGGCATAGCAGCCGCCCTCGAAGTTGAAGATGCCGGTGGCGCTCCAGCCGTGCTCGTCGTCGCCGATCAGGCGGCGCGCCGGGTCGACGGAGAGCGTGGTCTTGCCCGTGCCCGAAAGCCCGAAGAACAGCGCCGTCACCCCGTCCGCGCCGATGTTGGCGGAGCAGTGCATGGGGAAGACGTGGCGCCCGGGCAGCAGGAAGTTCATCACTCCGAAGATGGACTTCTTCATCTCCCCCGCGTACAGCGTTCCGCCGATGAGGATGATGCGGCGGGTGAAGTCGGCCAGGATGAAGGTCTCGGAGTTGGTGCCGTCGCGGGCCGGGTCGGCCAGGAACTCGGGAACGCAGAGCACGGTGAACTCGTGCGCGTGGCTCTGGCGCTCCTCCGCCGACGGCCGCACGAACAGCTGGCGCACGAACAGGTTGTGCCAGGCCAGGGTGTTGATGACGCGGATGGGCAGGCGGTACTTGGGATCGGCGCCGGCGTAGAGGTCCTGGACGAACAACTCCTGCTTCTTCGCGTGTTCGAAGACGCGCTCAAACAGGGCGTCGAACTTTGCGG
This genomic interval from Terriglobales bacterium contains the following:
- the pckA gene encoding phosphoenolpyruvate carboxykinase (ATP), with the translated sequence MSDDAHHQQLNQLVAGGRVHRNLPAGALVEHAIRRGEGRLASNGALSSDTGKRTGRSPKDKFTVRDSLTTGQVDWGAVNQPFEPAKFDALFERVFEHAKKQELFVQDLYAGADPKYRLPIRVINTLAWHNLFVRQLFVRPSAEERQSHAHEFTVLCVPEFLADPARDGTNSETFILADFTRRIILIGGTLYAGEMKKSIFGVMNFLLPGRHVFPMHCSANIGADGVTALFFGLSGTGKTTLSVDPARRLIGDDEHGWSATGIFNFEGGCYAKCIRLSKENEPQIWNALRFGSVLENVILDPETHQPDYDDDRLTENTRAAYPVDFIENAVIPGVGGHPKNVVFLTADAFGVLPPISRLSNDQAMFHFLSGYTAKVAGTEAGVGKDPEATFSTCFGAPFLPLPPKVYAEMLGKRLKEHHAQCWLVNTGWFGGQFGVGKRMSLCHTRHMVHAAVDGRLGKAQFETEAAFGLSIPRSCPDVPSDLLNPRNAWADKAAYDRKAADLLDRFAKNFKKFEAPESVREAGLAALLKPVGGSRMVASVKPN